GCCAGAAGGTAACTGAGCAGCGCGGCCACCACGATCTGCACGATCGCCGGCGTCGAAGTCCACACACGGCTGAACGCGTGGCGCACGGCGACCCGATAACGGACGCCCCGTTCCAGCCGAGCGAGCGCGTCGGCGTTTCGCTGGCCGCTCACCGCCGGGTCACCGTTGCGGGCGAGTGACGGCTCCCAGCCGAGGCAACCGCGGCACGTTCGCCTCGGCACCGGCGCTGGGTGGCACGATGACTTCCTGTGCGGCGGCGACGTCGAGCTCGCTGGTGCGCGCGGTCAGCGGATGCGCCGGGTCGACCATGCGCTTGATGACCGCAAGCGCGATCGGCCCCAGCTCGTGGTGCATGCCCACGCTGGTGATATGTCCGACCAGCTTGTCGCCGTCGAGCACGTCGTTGCCCGGCTCGGGCAGTACCGCGTCGGTGCCGTCGAGATGCAGCATCACCAGCCGGCGCGGCGGGTGGCCGAGGTTGTGCACCTTGGCGACAGTCTCCTGACCCCGGTAGCAGCCCTTGTTCAGGTGCACGGCGCTGCGCAGCCAGTCCAGCTCGTGCGGGATGGTCTTCTCGTCGACCTCGGTGGCAAAGCGCGGCCGCCAGGCGGCGATCCGCAATGCCTCAAGCGCGAGGGTGCCCGCAACGGGCAAGCCGGTCAGCGAACCGAGTTCCGACCGCGAGACGAGGATTTCGCGGTAGGTCCATTCGGCTGCCGGGTGCTCGGCCGCGGTCGCGTACTGGTGGCCGCCGGCAACAACCTGCCGCCACGGGTCGACCCATTCCAGCGGCACGCCGTTGGGCGCGGCCGCGGTGACCAGCCCCTCGCCGAGGGTGCCGATCGTCGCGTACTCGGCGGTGCGGTCCTCGATCTCGACACGCAACATGAACCGCATGGACAGCAGGAACGCTTCCAGGGCGGATGCCTCGTCGATGAGCAGCCAGGTGCTGACGCCGTCGTCAAGCACGCGGGCGGCATGCTCGAGCCGTCCGGTGACGCCGAGCACGAGCGTCTCGGCACCCTCGCCAGGCTGGAGCGCGCCCAGTTCCTGTGAGGTGATCGAGTTCAACCAGCTCAGGCGGTCCGGTCCGGTGACCGTCAGCACCGCCCGGTCGGAGAGGTCGACGATGGCCCGGCCGGCCGCGAGGGCACGTTGCTCGCCGATCGGGTTGCCGTAGTGCTGCGGCACCGTCTCGCCGACGGCACCGGGCAGGGACAGGAATTCAGTCGACACGGGCGAGCCTCGCAGACGCGTGGGTACGCAGATCCTGGCCGAGCGCGGCGATATCCCAGGCCCAGAGCAGGTGCCCCTCGACCAGCCCGTACAACCGGGTCGCCGCGGTGTACTCCTTCGCGCTCGCGGAGCGCATCACCGCGTCGGTGGCCAGGTCGATCCGCGGACCGTTCACCTCACCGAGATACAACTCGCTGATGCCATCCGGATGCACCAGGCTGACCTCAATTTCGAACCCACCGCGCGTGGTGCGCAGGGTTTCGACATCGTCAGCCGTCTCGAACGGCCGATCCGCACCCGCCGGAAGCATCGCCGGCCCCGGGTCGCCGTCCGCAGCCGGTCGGCTCAACCGCCAGTAGCCGGTCTCGGTGGCGAGCGGCGTCAGCGCGGTGTCGAGCAGCCAGGTGTACGACGTGTAGTTGAGATTCGGCAGCCCGTCCTGGCTGAACGACAGCCGCTGCCCGAACTCGTGGGTGACGGTTCCTTCACCGACCCGGTAGTTCACGACGCCGGTGCCTTCCCATACCCCGATCAACCATGACAGGGGCGCGAGCTCAGCCGGCAGGCTGGCGTCGAGGTCGAACACGGCTTAGCGCTGCCCCCGGTAGAGGTTCCAGACCACCACGCCAGCGGTGAAGGCAATGGCGAGGCTTGCGAGGACCAGCAGTCCGATGAAGAAGATTTCAAGGGCGAGAAGCATGGTTTTATCCTATGCCCGCCATCACGGCGAAGACGGCCGTCGCCACGGCGAGCAGGATCACTGATCCGCCGACGCTCAGCATCACGCGGGTGACCAGTCCGTCCTTCTCCTGTAGCGCGAGCTGCAGCGCGAAGGTGATGAGGGTCGCGGCGCCGAGCACGACGCCGAGCCAGGCGAGCCGGTCCGCGGCCGGCACGAGGAAGCCGACGAGGATGATGGCGGCGACAACACCGACCCAAACGGGAATAATGCTCAAGGGCCGCCAGGTCATGTGGACATGCTACTAACGCCGGCGCAGTTAGACTGCGAGACAGCATCTTGGAGGAACTGTGGCGCAGTTGCTGATCCTGACCTCTGCGGTGGACATCGAAGTTCTTCCCGCGCTGGGGTTGTTAAGCCACCAGGTGCGCCAGATCTCGGCGCAGCCTGCGGCCCTCGTCAACGCGCCCTCGGCCGACATCGTCATGATCGACGCCCGCCGCGATCTTGCTCAGGCGAAGTCCCTCGCGAAGATCCTGACCACCACCGGGCTCGCGACCCCGCTCATCATCATCCTCACCGAGGGTGGCCTAACCGCGATCAGTGCGGACTGGGGCGTCGATGACGTGCTGCTCGACACCGCAGGGCCGGCGGAAGTTGACGCCCGCATCCGGCTGGCGCTCGGCCGGATGACCGAACGGGCCTCGCAGTCGAAGATCCAGGCATCCGGTGTCGTCATCGACGAGGCCAACTACTCGGCCAAGGTGAAGGGTCGCGCGCTCGACCTCACCTTCAAGGAGTTCGAGCTGCTGCGTTTCCTCGCCTCGCACCCGTCGCGGGTGTTCACCCGAGAGCAGCTGCTCAGCGAGGTCTGGGGCTACGACTACTTCGGCGGCACCCGCACGGTTGACGTGCACGTGCGCCGGCTGCGCGCCAAGCTCGGTGACCTCGAGTCGGTGATCGGCACCGTGCGCAACGTGGGTTACCGCTTCACCGTGAACGAGGAGGACAGTGACCGCCAGGCTCAGCAGGTCAACTAGGGACCGGGCGGATGCCGCCACCGACGCCGCCCTCACGGCGCTGATCGATGCCGCGGTCGCCATCGACGGGCAGCCGCCATTCAACGAGGCCAGCCTGCTCGAGAAGACCGAGGTGGTGTTCTTCGAGCGGGGCGGCACCCTCGTCGGGGCGGCGATGACGGGCGCCGAGGTCGAATTCGTGGTGCACCCGGAGCAGCGCCGCCGCGGCTACGGTGACGAGATGCTGCGTGCGCTGCTGGTTCCTGGGTTCACCGCCTGGGCGCACGGCGATCACCCTGGGGCGCGGGTGCTGGCCGAACGGCATGGGCTCGAGCGGGTGCGCACGTTGCTGCAGTTGCGAGTGGGTCTCGACCAGCAGCCTCCGCTCGTCGAACCTGTCGAGACCGAGCCTGCCGAGACCTCGGCGCAGGGTCTCGGCAAGATCGACCAACGGATCCGGATCGACACGTTCCGGCCCGGTCACGACGACGAGGAGTGGGTAGCGCTGAACGCCCGCGCGTTCGCCAGTCACCCCGAGCAGGGTCGCATCACGATCGAGAGCCTGCAGCCGCGCATCGCCGAGAACCCCGCCGAGCATTTCCTTGTCGGCCGCGACGCGCAGGGCCGGATGGTCGGCTACTGCTGGTTGAAGATCGACGGTGAGCTGGGCGAGATCTACGTGCTCGGTGTCGACCCCGACCGCGCAGGTCAGGGCATCGGACGGGTGTTGCTGAAGGCGGGGCTCGCGCATCTAAAGGCCCTCGGCATCCGCGAATCCAATCTCTATGTCGAGGCCGACAACGAGGCGGCGCTGCGGCTGTATCGCGGCTTCGGGTACTCCGAGTACACCGTCGACGTTCTCTACGCCACCCCGCGTTAAGACGGCGGTGACAAGATAGGTGAATGGATCGCGGCACCTTTCTTCCTGACTCATCCGTCGCTACCGACAGGCTCGACGACGACTATGACGAAGCGGCCTACCCCGAGGACACGACTCTTCCGGCCGACCGGTTCCTGGACCGCGAACTGAGCTGGCTCGCCTTCAACCAGCGCGTGCTCGAACTCGCCGAAGACCCGCGGGTTCCGCTGCTGGAGCGGGCGAACTTCCTCGCGATCTTCGCGAGCAACCTGGACGAGTTCTTCATGGTGCGGGTCGCCGGACTGAAGCGCCGCATTGCGACCGGCATCGCCGTGCCGACCAACATCGGCACCTCACCGACGCAGGTGCTCACCGACATCGGCCGCAAGGCGCACGAGCTGCAGGAGCGCCATGCCGTCGCGTTCGCGACCATGGTCAAGCCCGCCCTGGACGAAGCCGGCATCCACGTCGAGACCTGGGCCGATCTGGACGAGGCCGATCGGGTCAGCCTGGACACCACATTCTCTGAGCGCATCTTCCCGGTGCTGATGCCGCTCGCGGTCGACCCGGCCCACCCCTTTCCGTACATCTCCGGCCTGAGCCTCAACCTGTCGATCCGGGTGCGCAATCCGAAGACCAATCGCGTCGAATTCGCGCGCCTCAAGGTGCCGCAGATGTTCCCGCGGTTCATCCGGCTGCCCGACGACAAGAGTGGCCGGCTGCGGTTCATCCCGATCGAGGACCTGATCGCCAACCACCTGTCGGAACTGTTCCCGGGCATGGAGATCCTCGAACACCACGAGTTCCGCGTCACCCGCAACGAGGACCTCGAGGTGGAAGAGGACGAGTCGGAGAACCTCATCCAGGCGCTGGAGAAGGAGCTCCTGCGGCGCCGGTTCGGCCCGCCGGTGCGGCTCGAGATCACCGAGGACATGGATGACGTGACCCTGCGCCTGCTCATGCAGGAGCTCGACATCACCGAAGAAGAGGTCTACCGCCTGCCGGCTCCGCTCGATCTCGCCGGGCTGTTCGAAACGGGCAAGATCGACCGCCCGGAACTGAAGTACGCGAAGCATGTGCCGTCGACTCCCCTGCAACTGCAGTCGAAGGAGCCGTCAACGCCGCCCGACCTGTTCACCGCCATCGCCCGGCATGACGTGCTCGTGCACCACCCGTATGAGTCATTCGCCACCAGCGTGCAGGCCTTCCTCGAGCAGGCTGCCCATGACCCGAACGTGCTCGCCATCAAGCAGACCCTGTACCGCACGAGCGGTGACAGTCCGATCGTTGAGGCGCTGATCGATGCGGCCGAGGCCGGCAAGTCCGTGCTGGCTCTCGTCGAGGTGAAAGCACGCTTCGATGAGCAGGCGAACATCACCTGGGCGCGCAAACTGGAGAAGGCCGGCGTGCATGTGGTCTATGGCTTGGTCGGATTAAAGACGCATTGCAAGCTCGCGCAGGTGGTTCGCCAGGAGAAGAACGGCAAGCTCAAGCACTACAGCCACATCGGCACCGGCAACTACAACCCGAAGACCAGCCGGATCTACGAGGACCTCGGCCTGTTCACCGCCGACGATGAGGTCGGCAAGGACCTCACCCGCCTGTTCAACGAACTCTCCGGGTACGCCATCGAGAAGAAGTTCAAGCGGCTGCTGGTCGCTCCGCTGCACCTGCGGAAGGGCCTGCTCAAGCGCATTCGCGCCGAGGAGCAGAACGCGCGCGCCGGTAAACCGTCCGGCATCCGGATCAAGGTCAACTCGATGGTCGACGAGGCGATCATGGACGCGCTGTACCGGGCCAGCAACGCCGGCGTCCCGATCGACATCTGGGTGCGGGGCATCTGCGGCCTGAAGCCTGGCCAGCCCGGGCTCAGCGAGAACATTCGCGTGCGCTCGATCCTTGGCCGCTACCTGGAGCACTCGCGCATCTTCTCGTTCGTGAATGACGGTGACCCGCAGGTCTACATCGGCAGTGCCGACATGATGCACCGCAACCTCGACCGACGCGTTGAGGCGCTCGTGCGACTCGCGGCGCCTGAACACCTGTCCCAGATCTCCGAGCAGTTCGACCTCGCCATGGCGGACACCACATCGTCCTGGCGGCTGCAGACGGATGGCACCTGGGTCCGGCGTCACCTGTCCGATGACGGCACTAGCCTCGTGCACATGCATGACGAGATGATGCGGCGGATCAGTTCGCGCCGCCGACCGGGAGTCCGTCGGTGAGTTCGGTCACCCCGTCGGCGCAGCCACCAGTGCTCGCCGCCGGTGCAGTGTGCTGGAAAATCATCAACGGCAAGGTGAAGGTGCTGCTCGTGCGCCGCACCCAGCACAAGGATGTCTCGCTCCCCAAGGGAAAGCTCGACCCGGGCGAGACGCTTCCACAGTGCGCCGTGCGCGAGATCGCCGAAGAGACCGGGCTGTCCATCGCCCTCGGCGCACCGCTCGGCAAGGTCGAATACATCATGCCGAACGGACGGTTGAAGATCGTCCACTACTGGCAGGCCGAGGTCGAACAACTCGCGATCGCCAACTCGACCTTCGTCTCGAACGATGAGATCGAGGCGCTCGAGTGGGTCTCACTCAAGCGCGCCCGGAGCATCCTCAGCTACCAGCACGACATCGAACTCCTCGACCGCTTCGCTGATCGCCTCGAGCACGGCCGAGCACGCACCTTCGCGATCATCGCGGTTCGGCACGGCAAGGCGGCGCCCACGAGCACCTGGGAGGGCCCGGATGCCGAGCGCCCACTGCTTCCGCGCGGACGCGAGCAGGCCCAGAGCATCGCGGCGGGAATTGCCGCCTACCGGCCCACCAAGCTCATCACCTCGACCGCTACCCGATGCGTCGAGACATTCGAGCCGATTGAGCGCCTCACTGGCGCACCGGTCAAGCAGACCGACGCGATCAGCCAGGACGCCTACCAAAACGGACGGGACTCCGTCGCGAAGATCGTGCGCAAGCGCATCGGGCACCAACGGACTGTTGCCTTCTGCAGCCACGGCCCCGTGCTGCCCGATCTGATCGGTGAGATCGCCGAACTCACCGGCACACCGATCGACCAGGACCTGCGCCGGGCGGCCTCCCTGGCTACCGGCGAGTTCAGCGTGCTGCACGTTGCCATGGAGCATCCGGAAGGCGGGCTCGTGGCCGTCGAAACCCACGGACCCGCCGTCTAGACTGTGCCGCATGCGCGGCGGAACCTTCACGCCGGGATACTTGGGCGAACGCTCCAACAAGGGTCGATTGCGCACCAAGCGATTTCGATGCCGATCCGTTATCTGGCCGCAGAAGGCCCGTAACGACGGGCGTCCTCACCCACCGTTCGCGTTCTGTTTACCATCCGTTCACCGTTTGGGCTGACGCTGGTTAACCGGTGTTCCTAGCGTCTAATGCGGGTCGGCACCGACCCACAACCTGAACATCACATTCCTGGAAGGAACTCTGTGAACATCAAGCGTTACGGCAGCATCGCTGCCATTGCTGTCGCAGGCACCATGCTGCTCGCCTCGTGTGCAGCCAACGAAGGCAACGCCAACGGCGACGCCAACGCCCCCGAGTCGACCCTCTCGGGCACCATCGTCGGCGGCGGCGCTTCGTCGCAGCAGGCCGCTCAGGAGGCCTGGGTTGCCGGCTTCCAGACCGCCAACCCCGACGTGACCGTCGAGTACGACCCGACCGGCTCCGGCACCGGCCGCGACAACTTCATCGCTGGTTCGAACTGGTTCACCGGTTCCGACCGTGCGTTCAAGGACGAGGAGCTGGCCGAGGACAACTTCGCCGGCTGCGTCCCGGGCACCCCGCTGGTCGAGGTCCCCGCCTACATCTCCCCGATCGCGATCATCTTCAACATCGAGGGCGTTGACACCCTGAACCTCGACGCGCCGACCATCGCGAAGATCTTCAAGGGCGAAATCACCAACTGGAGCGACGAGGCCATCGTCTCCCAGAACCCCGACGCTGAGCTGCCGAGCCTGGCGATCACCGCCGTGCACCGCTCCGACGAGTCCGGCACCACCGAGAACTTCGTCGAGTACCTGTCGGCCGTGACCCCCGAGGTCTGGGACGCCGAGGTTTCCGGCGACTGGGCTTACCCGGGTGGCGAGGCTGCTCAGGGCACCTCCGGTGTCGTTGACACCGTCACGAACGGCAACGGCACCATCGGTTACGCCGACGCTTCGCGCGCCGGTGACCTGGGCACCGTCGCGGTCAAGGTTGGCGACGAGTACGTCCCGTACTCCGCCGAGGCTGCTGCCGCCATCGTCGACGCTTCGCCGATCGTCGAAGGCCGCGAGTCCACCGACCTCGCCATCGAGCTCGACCGCAGCTCGACCGAGTCCGGCGTGTACCCGATCGTTCTGGTCAGCTACCTGATCGCCTGCTCCGAGTACGCCGAGACCGAGCGTGCCGAGCTGGTTCAGGCTTACCTGGACTACGTCATCAGCGACGAGGGCCAGCAGGTTGCCGCTGAGGCTGCCGGCATCGCCCCGATCTCGGACAGCCTGTTCGAGAAGGCTTCGGCCGCGGTCGCTTCGATCAAGTAACACCACTCACCGGTCTGCCCGGTGCCGCCTCACGCGGTTGTGTGAGGATAAGGCACCGGGCAGACTTGAGGTTGGGACGTCGGTCTCAGCCGCTTCGTACACCCGCCTTCGATCTACCTCATAGGGGCACCCGCGCAGATGACGTCACCAACGGCCACCACCAGTACCCGGGTGAAGGCAAAGCAACGACCCGGTGACAGCATCTTCTCCAGCAGCACCTATATCGCTGGCAGCCTGATTCTCGCGATTCTCGCGGCTGTTGCCGGCTTCCTGGTCTACGAAAGCATCCCGGCTTTCACCACGGACCCCGAGGACATCGACATCCTCGCCGGCGAGCCGTTCTGGTCCTATGTGGCCCCGCTCGTCTTCGGCACCGTCTGGGCTGCCGCCCTCGCCCTGCTGATGGCCGTACCGATCTCCATCGGCATCGCACTCTTCATCTCGCACTATGCGCCGCGCCGCCTGGCGCAGGGTCTCGGCTACATCGTCGACCTGCTCGCCGCGGTCCCCTCGGTCGTCTTCGGCCTCTGGGGCGGCGGCGTTCTCGCGCCAGCCATCCAGCCGTTCTACACCTGGCTGACCGAGAACCTCGGTTGGATCCCACTCTTCGCTCCGCCTGCCTCCGGCACCGGACGCACCATCCTCACCGCTGCGATCGTGCTGGCCGTCATGGTGCTGCCGATCATCACCGCGCTGTGCCGCGAGGTCTTCCTGCAGACCCCGGTGCTGCACGAAGAGGCCGCGCTCGCGCTCGGCGCCACCCGCTGGGAGATGATCCGCACCGCGGTGCTGCCGTTCGGCCGTCCCGGAATCGTTTCGGCGTCGCTGCTCGGCCTTGGCCGTGCGCTGGGCGAGACCATGGCCGTCGCGATGGTGCTGTCCGCCTCCGGTGGCATCACGTTCGCGCTGCTCACGCCGGCGAACCCCGGCACCATCGCCGCGAACATTGCGCTGCGGTTCCCTGAAGCATTCGGGGCCAACACCAACCTGCTGATCGCCACCGGCCTGATCCTGTTCGCCATCACCCTGGCCGTGAACTCGATCGCCCGCTGGATCCTCAGCCGCCGCAAAGCTTTCTCGGGAGCCAACTGATGAGCACCACCGTTACCGCTCCCGCCAACATCTACTCCTCGGGCAGCCTGTCGAAGTCGGCCGTCTGGGCGATCCTTGCCGTCTCCCTGCTGATCTCCGGCGTTGCGTTCTGGCTGATCCAGCTGGGAGCGGATGCCGAGGACTACAACATCGTCGGCGCCCTGGTCGTCGGCGCGATCCTGTACGGCGTCGCGATCTACGTGATCTCGAGGCTCGTGGAGGGCAGCCGTAAGGCCAAGGACCGTTTGATCACGGCGCTCGTCTCGACCGCGTTCCTGGTCGCCCTGCTGCCGCTGATCTCGCTGCTCTTCACTGTTTTGGTCAACGGCCTCGCCCGTTTCGACGTTGAGTTCTTCACCTACTCGATGCGAAACGTCGTCGGCGCGGGCGGCGGCGCGGTGCACGCCATCGTCGGCACCGTGCTGATGACGCTGACTGCCACCCTGATCTCGGTGCCGATCGGCCTGCTGACCTCGATCTACCTCGTCGAGTACGGTCGCGGAACGCTCGCCCGTGCGATCACCTTCTTCGTCGACGTGATGACCGGTATCCCCTCGATCGTTGCCGGCCTGTTCGCGTACTCGGTGTTCGCGATCATCCTGGGCCCGGGCGCGCGACTCGGCATCATCGGTGCCGTTGCCCTGTCGGTGCTGATGATCCCCGTTGTGGTGCGTTCCTCGGAGGACATGCTCCGGCTCGTGCCGAACGAATTGCGTGAAGCATCGTATGCGCTCGGTGTGCCGAAGTGGCTCACCATCGTCAAGATCGTGCTTCCGACATCCATCGCCGGTATCACCACGGGCGTCATGCTCGCGATTTCGCGCGTGATCGGTGAGACCGCTCCCCTGCTGGTCGCGGCTGGATTCACGAACAACCTGAACTACAACCTGCTGGAAGGCCGCATGCAGAGCCTCCCGGTCATGGTCTACAACCAGTACGTGAGCCAGGGCACGGATGCGCAGGCCTACCTCGACCGTGCGTGGGCCGGTGCGCTCACGCTCATCCTCATCGTGATGGCGCTCAACCTGCTTGCGCGCCTCATCGCCAGGTACTTCGCCCCCAAAACGGGCCGCTAGGAGTTAAGGAAACCCGTGTCAAAACGAATTGAAGTCAACGACCTTGACGTGTACTACAGCAAGTTCAAGGCCGTCGAGGGCGTCACCCTCAACATCGAGCCGCGCAGCGTCACCGCGTTCATCGGGCCGTCGGGTTGTGGCAAGTCCACCTTCCTGCGCACCCTGAACCGCATGCACGAAGTCATTCCGGGTGCCTATGTCGACGGCGAGGTGCTGATCGACGGCAACAACCTGTACGACCAGGGCGTGGACCCTGTGCTGGTTCGCCGCCAGGTGGGCATGGTCTTCCAGCGGCCGAACCCGTTCCCGACGATGTCGATCCGCGACAACGTGCTCGCCGGGGTCAAGCTCAACAACCGCCGCATCTCGAAGTCGGACTCGGACGACCTGGTCGAGAAGTCACTGCGCGGCGCGAACCTCTGGAACGAGGTCAAGGACCGCCTCGACAAGCCGGGCTCCGGCATTTCCGGTGGTCAGCAGCAGCGTCTCTGCATCGCCCGTGCGATCGCCGTTCAGCCCGAGGTCATCCTGATGGACGAGCCATGCTCGGCGCTCGACCCGATCTCGACCCTGGCGATTGAGGACCTCATCGAGGACCTGAAGAAGGACTACACGATCGTCATCGTCACTCACAACATGCAGCAGGCTTCGCGTGTGTCCGACAAGACGGCGTTCTTCAACATCGCCGGCACCGGCAAGCCCGGCAAGCTCATCGAGTACGACGTCACCGCGAAGATGTTCTCGAACCCCGCCGTGCAGGCCACCGAGGACTACGTCTCCGGCAAGTTCGGATAGTCGGTCCGCTGGTCGAGGCGTCCGCTGGTCGAGCCTGCCGAGACCCCGCAGACAACAGCCCCTGGGAGAACACTCCCGGGGGCTGTTCTCATTGAACCCTAGGCGCCGGGCGCCCGATATGACGGAGTCTTGCTCGCCGCCGCGTCGATGTCTTCAGGAGTCATCAGCGGCGTGAGGTGCACCGACACCGCCCCGGTCGAGTTGATCATCAGCGAGAGAGCCGCGGCGCTGGCCTGGTCGGGGATGTCCATCACGCCGAGGACGTCGATCTCACCGAAGGCGTAATAGATGCACTCCAGTGATCCCCCGACCGAGTTCAGCGCTTCCACGACAGCGTCGCGGCGCTTGGATCCGCCCTCCTGCAGCAGTCCTCTGATTCCCTGACCGACGTAGTTTCCCTGGAAAAAGTACTTGGTCATGACGCCTTCCCGTTTCTCTCGGTCCAGAGCGCGAATCCGGGCCGGGCGAGACATCCGCCCTGGGAGCGTGTCTGGAGTATGTCCCCGGCAGGGGCTGTGGCCGAGTCTAGGCGGGGCCT
The Diaminobutyricimonas sp. LJ205 genome window above contains:
- a CDS encoding GYD domain-containing protein, which translates into the protein MTKYFFQGNYVGQGIRGLLQEGGSKRRDAVVEALNSVGGSLECIYYAFGEIDVLGVMDIPDQASAAALSLMINSTGAVSVHLTPLMTPEDIDAAASKTPSYRAPGA